In Anseongella ginsenosidimutans, one genomic interval encodes:
- a CDS encoding DEAD/DEAH box helicase: MIKQALHNLKIDALNEMQQTAIAAASKGDLILLSPTGSGKTLGFLLPLLSSLDANVSTVQAMILAPSRELALQIEQVFKVLGSGFKVNCCYGGHAVKTEINNLSQPPAVLIGTPGRIAHHLRRKSFDPAAVSTLVLDEFDKALEFGFQEDMAYIIKQLPFVKKRMLTSATRMDEIPAFTGISNPLTLDYLSDAASAPDLEQKAVITDAARRLDALFALVCQIGDQPTLVFCNHRDAVERISDLLWDKGLPHDIFHGGMDQDDRERALIKFRNGSHRILITTDLASRGLDIPEIAHVIHYQLPQTEEAFLHRNGRTARMHAKGTSYLLLAPGEKPDYLGELPAIEDLPQKAAIPSPSPWATLYIAAGKKDKINKVDIVGLLLKKGKLAKEDLGLIEVLDHSSYAAVARDQIERVAKLVKDEKMKGRKIKIEVSR, from the coding sequence ATGATAAAGCAAGCGCTTCATAATTTAAAGATCGACGCCCTTAACGAAATGCAGCAGACTGCTATCGCCGCGGCCTCTAAAGGTGACCTTATATTGCTGTCGCCCACGGGCTCGGGTAAAACATTAGGCTTTTTATTGCCCTTGCTCAGTTCACTTGACGCGAACGTTTCAACCGTTCAGGCAATGATACTTGCGCCTTCACGGGAACTGGCCCTGCAAATAGAACAGGTTTTCAAGGTCCTGGGCAGCGGGTTTAAAGTGAATTGCTGTTATGGCGGCCACGCGGTTAAGACGGAAATAAACAACCTGTCGCAGCCGCCTGCGGTCCTTATTGGCACACCCGGACGCATAGCCCATCACTTGCGCCGCAAAAGCTTTGATCCTGCTGCTGTCAGTACGCTGGTGCTTGATGAATTTGATAAAGCGCTTGAATTCGGTTTCCAGGAAGACATGGCCTATATCATTAAGCAATTGCCTTTTGTAAAGAAGCGCATGCTCACTTCGGCCACCCGGATGGACGAAATACCGGCCTTTACCGGCATATCCAACCCGTTAACACTTGATTATTTAAGCGATGCCGCATCCGCGCCGGACCTTGAGCAGAAAGCAGTGATAACAGATGCTGCCCGCCGGCTGGATGCCCTGTTCGCGCTGGTCTGCCAGATCGGCGATCAGCCCACGCTGGTCTTTTGCAATCATCGCGATGCCGTTGAACGTATCAGCGATTTGCTGTGGGACAAGGGATTGCCGCATGATATTTTCCACGGAGGCATGGATCAGGACGACCGCGAGCGGGCATTGATAAAGTTCAGAAATGGAAGCCATCGAATCCTGATCACTACCGATCTGGCTTCCCGGGGCCTGGATATCCCTGAGATCGCGCATGTAATTCATTACCAGCTGCCGCAGACTGAAGAGGCTTTTTTGCACCGCAACGGCCGCACAGCCAGGATGCATGCCAAAGGCACGTCGTATCTTTTGCTGGCCCCTGGTGAAAAACCGGACTATTTAGGCGAATTGCCTGCAATTGAAGACCTGCCCCAAAAAGCAGCTATACCAAGCCCCTCTCCCTGGGCTACGCTGTATATTGCCGCCGGGAAAAAGGACAAGATCAACAAGGTTGACATCGTAGGCCTGTTGCTTAAAAAAGGCAAACTGGCTAAAGAAGACCTTGGCCTCATAGAAGTACTTGACCATTCATCTTACGCCGCTGTAGCGCGAGACCAGATAGAACGTGTGGCAAAGCTGGTAAAAGACGAAAAAATGAAAGGCCGGAAGATTAAAATAGAGGTCTCGCGGTAA